One genomic segment of Methylocystis sp. SC2 includes these proteins:
- a CDS encoding alpha-2-macroglobulin, with protein sequence MIAKGAAMKRLLLLSLCALLAAATPLRAEAPPVFDRAQRADGARVAPDRFLRAYDPVTIFFPSDAGPKNGGAEDSPQKYATMIPQPAGEWRWLGPRALQFRPADAWKPLSRVNVKLGAAETRLIALLPTPRSTNPAEGADPQLELTQIALTFAEPVHLAALTRLLTIEVRPAPGVSPQGGQLLSASAYEIRALERGERAQEQTYVIRFKERIADGRVAILRLRLSDEAGLDDQTYELRLRTAPPFAATEASCGRGWSDDRADNVLRCASYLMSPESGEEESEGAAIPYAPASKRLLALSFNATPETLDILRAREALRITPPVDDLAVETDGRRLRIVAKFLSDRVYELSIAEGALKDSQGRALASPFTQRFAFTRDAPALQWDAGYGVAERFGPQLLPARGRGYERADIRIHAIDPLSRDFFPFPAHGVDTSDTDAPPLPGNEPKLWSESANIDSDAIKQRIKLLGSPAVSRLVDLPIRRNGPDAKFGVDLKEDFAKVSGRDQPGTYLVGLRAVDEDKRRWLRVQITDLSLSAVEEPTRVRFAVTSLATTQPVSGAQIRVEGIKDEKFVTLASGTTDASGFFSWTPDRRGGGEARRIVVNKGLDTLVVDPNSAPSEYSRELWSKPESEWLAWTSEADQPRAEKPRTLCHLFSERPIYRPEEFAHIKGFVRSYRGGALSLTKTGGTLVVTGPGNQEWRIPVKLDASGGFYHKFDAQTQATGDYSARFEPDAPKKAEAQKDEAAEGESEAAEASQDISCGQFSFKKEAYRLPTFEVVLNAPQTVALDGTFDVDLLARYFAGGLAAERPVKWRAAQFPHVFTPPGREGFLFSTDARFSGDGKFKSTAVLERDQRTDAGGAARMTFDTTIEPTAQPRRYSIEATVTGDDGVEVRNVQNVIALPPFVLGVKTPRYVERPGAVTPQLAAIDGKGDAVVGLEMTLRLIKRNWISTLQASDFAQGAAKYVTQAQDDVLIERKVTSAKEAQQVELQTPDAGVYVVQLEAYDRLKRRQQVSVDFFVDGDTPVTFARPPAESATITTDKDKYAPGETATLIIQSPFQNARALAIVEQPSGVYDYSFVDIANGFGRYALPIKKEQTPKLAVHFLIMRGRLKDAPPQPTASFDQGKPVTIAATKWVEVTPVKNIVNVKLEHPAKARPGDAIEVTLRLSDDTGKPLAGEATFWMVDQAVLSLAKERPLDPLPDFIVERETKMAARDTRNMAFGVIPLEEIAGGDGDELQEWGAENNISVRKNFTPVPIYLPSVKVGPDGVAKIKVQLPDTLTVFKLRAKAVSGPDRFGAAGGEMLIRQALVAQPALPRFIRPGDAFDIGLVARIVEGPGGAGKASIAAPALTLSGETSRKIDWAQNKPVRVDLRAQAPAQLAGDATLAFRIERDGDRAKDAVEIALPVKQDREATRRFELVEIAPGETKTLAPIGEPARPGSFSRETIVAADPSIVKLVAGLNGLVEYPYGCTEQRLSLARGGLALKSFAPILAAAGLEDRVSANVKSTAQIIDQSIDADGLVAFWPRARGTVSLTAWAYDFLARAERAGEAIDKTLLDRLANILKLSLRSDYPRLLSGDESRERVEALSALAEGGKLDESYVAEFARRADFLPNISVAQMASAAARLPNVDQRAIASLVDTMWSRVKFASRNGVQVYAGQAAESASPLILPSETRSIAEMTRAAALTASGDPRANALRDALLRLGEGDGWGTTNANAAAIEALAEGWRRPVAPIAVTVNDGGQDRALTLDASNPVARHVTKTDAPLKIANGSNAPLVAMIETSYMPVEPGAKAQPTSDGFTITRQSWRIGSGKAPEKIDSRDGVLDVKQGDLIEETAELVNPEDRTHVAISIPLAAGYEPLNPNIATAPAEAQPSTAPTLQPSWVSFGDDRVFYAYDSLPKGTYRFAFRLRAQTAGAYTQPPALVEAMYKKGLRATSAGARVEIGK encoded by the coding sequence ATGATTGCGAAAGGCGCGGCGATGAAAAGACTTCTGCTTCTCTCTCTTTGCGCGCTTCTCGCCGCGGCGACGCCGCTGCGCGCGGAAGCGCCGCCGGTCTTCGATCGCGCGCAACGCGCCGACGGCGCGCGCGTCGCGCCCGACCGATTCCTGCGCGCCTATGACCCGGTGACCATCTTTTTCCCCAGCGACGCCGGACCGAAGAACGGCGGCGCGGAGGACTCGCCGCAAAAATATGCGACGATGATTCCGCAGCCCGCCGGCGAATGGCGCTGGCTCGGTCCGCGCGCGTTGCAGTTTCGTCCCGCCGACGCCTGGAAGCCGCTCTCGCGCGTGAACGTAAAACTTGGCGCGGCGGAGACCAGGCTCATCGCGCTGCTGCCGACGCCGCGTTCGACGAATCCCGCCGAGGGCGCCGATCCGCAGCTCGAACTGACGCAGATCGCCCTGACCTTCGCCGAGCCGGTCCACCTCGCCGCGCTCACGCGGCTACTGACGATCGAAGTGCGTCCGGCGCCGGGCGTTTCGCCGCAAGGCGGACAATTGCTCAGCGCCTCGGCCTATGAGATTCGCGCGCTGGAGCGCGGCGAGCGCGCCCAAGAACAGACCTATGTCATCCGTTTCAAAGAAAGGATCGCCGACGGGAGAGTCGCGATCCTGCGGCTGCGCCTTTCCGACGAAGCCGGGCTCGACGACCAGACCTATGAATTGCGGCTGCGCACGGCGCCGCCTTTCGCGGCGACCGAAGCAAGCTGCGGGCGCGGCTGGAGCGACGACCGCGCCGACAATGTGCTGCGCTGCGCCTCCTATCTCATGTCGCCGGAGAGCGGCGAGGAGGAAAGCGAAGGCGCCGCCATCCCCTATGCGCCGGCGAGCAAGCGGCTGCTCGCGCTGTCCTTCAACGCGACGCCCGAGACGCTCGACATTCTGCGCGCGCGCGAAGCGCTGCGGATCACGCCGCCCGTCGACGACCTTGCCGTCGAGACCGACGGCAGGCGCCTGCGTATCGTCGCGAAGTTCCTGTCGGATCGCGTTTACGAACTTTCTATCGCCGAAGGCGCGCTGAAAGATTCGCAGGGGCGTGCGCTGGCGAGCCCCTTTACCCAGCGCTTCGCCTTCACACGCGACGCGCCGGCATTGCAGTGGGACGCGGGCTATGGCGTCGCCGAGCGCTTTGGCCCGCAACTTTTGCCGGCGCGCGGCCGCGGCTATGAGCGCGCCGACATTCGCATCCACGCCATCGATCCGCTGTCACGCGATTTCTTCCCCTTCCCGGCGCATGGCGTCGACACCAGCGACACCGACGCGCCGCCTTTGCCCGGCAATGAGCCGAAGCTTTGGAGCGAGAGCGCCAACATCGATTCGGACGCGATCAAGCAGCGCATCAAATTGCTCGGCTCGCCCGCCGTGTCGCGGCTCGTCGATCTGCCGATCCGCCGCAACGGGCCCGACGCGAAATTCGGCGTCGATCTCAAGGAAGATTTCGCCAAGGTCAGCGGCCGCGATCAGCCGGGGACCTATCTCGTGGGGCTGCGCGCGGTCGATGAGGACAAGCGCCGCTGGCTGCGCGTGCAGATCACCGACCTCTCGCTGTCCGCCGTCGAGGAGCCGACGCGGGTGCGTTTCGCCGTGACGTCGCTCGCGACGACGCAGCCTGTGAGCGGCGCGCAGATCCGCGTCGAAGGGATCAAGGACGAGAAATTCGTCACGCTCGCGAGCGGAACGACCGACGCTTCGGGCTTCTTCTCCTGGACGCCCGACAGGCGCGGCGGCGGCGAAGCGCGCCGTATCGTCGTGAACAAGGGATTGGACACGCTCGTCGTCGACCCCAACAGCGCGCCTTCGGAATATTCGCGGGAACTCTGGTCGAAGCCGGAATCGGAATGGCTCGCCTGGACAAGCGAGGCGGACCAGCCGCGCGCCGAAAAGCCGCGAACGCTGTGCCATCTCTTCTCCGAGCGGCCCATTTATCGGCCGGAAGAATTCGCGCACATCAAAGGCTTTGTGCGCAGCTACCGGGGCGGCGCGCTGAGCCTCACAAAGACCGGCGGCACGCTTGTCGTCACAGGCCCGGGCAATCAGGAATGGCGCATTCCCGTGAAGCTCGACGCGAGCGGCGGCTTCTATCACAAATTCGACGCGCAAACCCAGGCGACCGGAGACTATTCGGCAAGGTTCGAGCCGGACGCGCCGAAAAAGGCGGAGGCGCAAAAAGACGAAGCGGCCGAGGGAGAAAGCGAAGCGGCCGAAGCCTCGCAGGACATTTCCTGCGGACAATTCTCGTTCAAGAAGGAAGCCTATCGTCTGCCGACTTTCGAAGTCGTGCTCAACGCGCCGCAGACCGTCGCGCTCGACGGAACCTTCGACGTCGATCTCCTCGCCCGCTATTTCGCCGGCGGGCTTGCGGCGGAGCGTCCCGTCAAATGGCGCGCGGCGCAATTTCCGCATGTCTTCACGCCGCCGGGACGCGAGGGCTTTCTCTTCTCGACCGATGCGCGCTTCTCGGGCGACGGCAAATTCAAATCGACCGCCGTGCTGGAGCGCGATCAGCGCACCGACGCCGGCGGCGCCGCGCGCATGACCTTCGACACGACGATCGAGCCGACGGCGCAGCCCCGCCGCTATTCGATCGAAGCGACGGTGACCGGCGACGACGGCGTCGAAGTGCGCAATGTGCAGAACGTCATTGCGCTGCCGCCCTTCGTGCTCGGCGTGAAAACGCCGCGCTATGTCGAGCGCCCCGGCGCCGTTACGCCGCAGCTCGCCGCCATCGACGGCAAGGGCGACGCCGTCGTCGGCCTGGAGATGACGCTGCGGCTGATCAAGCGCAACTGGATTTCGACGCTGCAGGCCTCCGACTTCGCGCAAGGCGCGGCGAAATATGTCACGCAGGCGCAGGACGACGTTCTGATTGAACGCAAGGTGACGAGCGCCAAAGAGGCGCAGCAGGTCGAATTGCAGACGCCCGACGCTGGCGTCTATGTCGTGCAGCTCGAGGCCTATGATCGGCTGAAGCGCCGGCAGCAGGTGAGCGTCGATTTTTTCGTCGACGGCGATACGCCCGTCACTTTCGCACGGCCGCCGGCGGAATCCGCGACGATCACGACCGACAAGGACAAATATGCGCCGGGCGAGACCGCGACGCTCATCATCCAGTCGCCCTTCCAGAATGCGCGCGCGCTCGCCATCGTCGAACAGCCGAGCGGCGTCTATGATTATAGTTTCGTCGACATCGCCAATGGCTTCGGCCGCTATGCTCTGCCAATAAAAAAGGAGCAGACGCCGAAGCTCGCCGTGCATTTCCTGATCATGCGCGGACGGCTCAAGGATGCGCCGCCACAGCCAACCGCGAGTTTCGACCAGGGCAAGCCGGTCACCATCGCCGCGACGAAATGGGTAGAGGTGACGCCGGTCAAGAACATCGTCAATGTGAAGCTCGAACATCCGGCGAAGGCGCGCCCGGGCGATGCGATCGAGGTCACGCTGCGGCTCTCCGACGATACGGGCAAACCGCTCGCCGGCGAAGCGACCTTCTGGATGGTCGATCAGGCGGTGCTGTCGCTCGCCAAGGAACGCCCGCTCGATCCCCTGCCCGACTTCATCGTCGAGCGCGAGACGAAAATGGCGGCGCGCGATACGCGCAACATGGCCTTCGGCGTCATTCCGCTGGAGGAGATCGCCGGCGGCGACGGCGACGAACTGCAGGAATGGGGCGCCGAAAACAACATTTCCGTGCGCAAGAATTTCACGCCCGTGCCGATCTATCTGCCGAGCGTGAAGGTCGGTCCCGACGGCGTTGCGAAAATCAAAGTGCAACTTCCCGACACGCTGACCGTTTTCAAGCTGCGCGCCAAGGCGGTGAGCGGACCGGACCGCTTCGGCGCGGCGGGCGGCGAGATGCTGATCCGTCAGGCCCTCGTCGCGCAGCCCGCGCTGCCGCGCTTTATCCGGCCGGGCGACGCCTTCGACATTGGCCTCGTCGCGCGCATCGTCGAAGGGCCGGGCGGCGCCGGCAAGGCGTCGATCGCCGCGCCGGCGCTGACGCTCTCCGGCGAGACGAGCCGCAAGATCGACTGGGCGCAGAACAAGCCCGTGCGCGTCGATCTGCGCGCGCAGGCGCCGGCCCAGCTCGCAGGCGACGCGACGCTCGCCTTCCGCATTGAACGCGACGGCGACCGCGCGAAGGACGCCGTCGAGATCGCTTTGCCGGTGAAGCAGGATCGCGAAGCGACGCGACGCTTCGAATTGGTCGAGATCGCGCCTGGCGAAACGAAGACGCTTGCGCCGATCGGTGAACCGGCGCGCCCCGGCAGCTTCTCGCGCGAGACGATCGTCGCCGCCGACCCGTCGATCGTAAAGCTCGTCGCCGGCTTGAACGGGCTCGTCGAATATCCCTATGGCTGCACCGAGCAGCGCCTATCGCTCGCGCGCGGCGGGCTGGCGCTCAAGAGCTTCGCGCCAATTCTCGCGGCCGCGGGGCTCGAGGACCGCGTCTCCGCCAATGTGAAATCGACGGCGCAAATCATCGACCAGTCGATCGACGCCGACGGACTGGTCGCCTTCTGGCCGCGCGCGCGCGGCACCGTTTCGCTGACCGCCTGGGCTTATGATTTTCTGGCGCGGGCGGAGCGCGCGGGAGAGGCGATCGACAAGACGCTGCTGGATCGTCTGGCCAATATTCTGAAACTCTCGCTGCGCTCGGATTATCCGCGACTGCTTTCCGGCGATGAATCGCGCGAGCGCGTCGAGGCGCTGTCGGCGCTCGCCGAGGGCGGCAAGCTCGACGAATCCTATGTCGCTGAATTCGCGCGACGGGCCGATTTCCTGCCCAACATCAGCGTCGCGCAGATGGCTTCGGCCGCCGCGCGTCTCCCCAATGTCGATCAGCGCGCGATCGCTTCGCTTGTCGACACGATGTGGAGCCGCGTTAAGTTCGCCAGCCGCAATGGCGTGCAGGTCTATGCCGGTCAGGCCGCGGAAAGCGCTTCGCCGCTCATTCTGCCGTCGGAGACGCGCAGCATCGCCGAAATGACGCGCGCCGCGGCGCTGACGGCCTCTGGCGATCCGCGCGCCAATGCGCTGCGCGACGCCCTGCTCCGGCTTGGCGAGGGCGACGGCTGGGGAACCACCAACGCCAACGCCGCAGCGATTGAAGCGCTCGCCGAAGGCTGGCGGCGGCCGGTTGCGCCGATCGCCGTAACTGTCAACGATGGCGGACAGGATCGCGCGCTGACGCTCGACGCCAGCAATCCCGTCGCGCGGCACGTGACAAAGACCGACGCGCCGCTGAAGATCGCCAACGGCTCCAATGCGCCGCTCGTCGCCATGATCGAGACAAGCTACATGCCGGTCGAGCCCGGCGCAAAAGCGCAGCCGACGAGCGACGGCTTTACGATCACGAGGCAGAGCTGGCGCATCGGAAGCGGGAAGGCGCCGGAGAAGATCGACTCTCGGGACGGCGTTCTGGACGTGAAACAGGGCGACCTCATCGAAGAGACGGCGGAACTGGTCAATCCCGAGGATCGCACCCATGTCGCGATCTCGATCCCGCTCGCCGCGGGCTACGAGCCGCTCAATCCCAATATCGCGACGGCGCCGGCCGAAGCGCAGCCGTCAACTGCGCCGACGCTGCAGCCGAGCTGGGTCTCCTTTGGCGATGATCGCGTGTTCTACGCTTACGATTCGCTGCCGAAGGGAACCTACCGCTTCGCCTTTCGCCTGCGCGCGCAAACGGCGGGCGCTTACACGCAGCCGCCCGCGCTTGTCGAGGCGATGTACAAGAAAGGCCTTCGAGCGACGAGCGCCGGGGCGCGCGTGGAGATCGGCAAGTGA
- a CDS encoding transglycosylase domain-containing protein encodes MACGIILAVVAAFIACAAWLSHEALSRAELNSPRASAILYDRNGAFLTQIGERTRDPATNAPRIDYGYWPLKTVPHKIARATLALEDRRFYDHAGVDVRALLRAAWRNLVSRGRREGASTIAMQVARMQGERPRAFFEKLMQAATAIAIIARHGHETTLAHYLRLAPYGLNGHGVAYAARFYFDKPVDDLSWAQAALLAAIPQSPGRMNITRESGLKLAAARARYAIARLETEGALDAAQAALARAELDHMRPLDAKRRPETLHLALRYEALAREGHARQISEDDPRVNATIDLSVEGDVARLARRYLSMFRVRGARQVAVMVVERGTNAVIADVGSSDYYDPQAGAFDFTRVRRSPGSTLKPFIYALAFERGVLKTTDLLNDIPEGASGVSNADGLYLGPLTPRQALANSRNVPATNLLRRVGLEANFNFLRDLGLHDLETPAESFGISMAIGALPTRLEDVMRAYAALADDGIMRELAFTRDESRRPARRVLSVDSARLIASMLADPQARLPSFPRYGPLEYPFAVAVKTGTSQAYRDAWTIAFSHKFIVGVWLGRGDAGAMRAMTGVSSAARLAHGVLAKLHDAKPGDIAPETFAPPPGRIAIDLCRAGDGADCAQTVREWVKPEDARWSQTQHPRPHPEEPRSGVSKDVPETALCAPPAFEARISGAPQGEKADRACDSQAMSVAPLVIATPEHNTHIWRNPEQPERFNRLALKLAPSGADAQIVWTIDGEPFATAQADETVFWPMTPGRHRIQARLALAPVASRAVRVVIE; translated from the coding sequence TTGGCGTGCGGAATCATTCTCGCTGTCGTTGCGGCGTTCATCGCCTGCGCCGCCTGGCTGTCGCATGAGGCGCTGTCGCGCGCCGAACTCAATTCTCCACGCGCCAGCGCCATCCTCTACGACCGCAACGGCGCCTTTCTCACGCAGATCGGCGAAAGGACCCGCGATCCGGCGACGAACGCGCCGCGCATCGATTATGGCTATTGGCCGCTGAAGACCGTCCCGCACAAAATTGCCCGCGCGACGCTCGCTCTCGAAGATCGCCGCTTCTACGATCATGCTGGCGTCGACGTCCGCGCGCTGTTGCGCGCCGCCTGGCGCAACCTCGTTTCGCGCGGCAGACGCGAAGGCGCCTCGACCATCGCGATGCAGGTCGCGCGCATGCAGGGCGAGCGACCGCGCGCGTTCTTCGAGAAACTGATGCAGGCGGCGACGGCGATCGCCATCATCGCGCGTCACGGGCATGAAACGACGCTGGCGCATTATCTGCGGCTCGCGCCCTATGGCCTTAACGGCCATGGCGTCGCCTACGCCGCGCGATTTTATTTCGACAAGCCCGTCGACGACCTTTCCTGGGCGCAGGCGGCGCTTCTCGCCGCCATCCCGCAATCGCCCGGACGGATGAACATTACGCGCGAGAGCGGATTGAAATTGGCGGCGGCGCGCGCGCGTTACGCCATCGCCCGGCTCGAAACGGAAGGCGCGCTCGACGCGGCGCAGGCGGCGCTCGCGCGCGCCGAGCTCGATCATATGCGGCCGCTCGACGCCAAGCGCCGTCCGGAAACATTGCATCTCGCGCTGCGCTACGAAGCGCTGGCCCGCGAGGGCCACGCGCGCCAGATCTCTGAAGACGATCCGCGCGTCAACGCCACGATCGACTTGAGCGTCGAGGGCGACGTTGCGCGTCTCGCGCGCCGCTATCTTTCGATGTTTCGCGTCCGCGGCGCGCGCCAAGTCGCCGTCATGGTCGTTGAGCGCGGAACCAACGCGGTCATCGCCGACGTCGGCTCCTCCGACTATTACGACCCGCAGGCGGGGGCTTTCGATTTCACCCGCGTGCGGCGCTCTCCGGGCTCGACATTGAAGCCGTTCATTTATGCGCTGGCCTTCGAGCGCGGCGTTCTCAAGACGACGGATCTCTTGAACGACATTCCTGAAGGCGCCTCGGGCGTGTCGAACGCCGACGGGCTCTATCTTGGACCGCTGACGCCGCGTCAGGCGCTCGCCAATTCCCGCAACGTGCCGGCGACCAATCTGCTGCGGCGCGTGGGGCTCGAGGCGAATTTCAACTTCCTTCGCGACCTCGGCCTGCACGATCTCGAAACGCCGGCGGAGAGTTTCGGAATTTCCATGGCGATCGGCGCGCTGCCGACGCGGCTCGAGGACGTGATGCGCGCCTATGCCGCGCTCGCGGACGATGGGATCATGCGCGAACTTGCCTTCACGCGCGACGAATCGCGACGTCCGGCGCGGCGCGTCTTGTCGGTCGACAGCGCGCGGCTGATCGCCTCGATGCTCGCCGATCCCCAGGCGCGGCTTCCGTCCTTTCCGCGCTACGGACCGCTCGAATATCCCTTCGCGGTCGCCGTGAAGACCGGCACGTCGCAAGCCTATCGCGACGCCTGGACGATCGCCTTTTCGCATAAATTTATCGTCGGCGTATGGCTCGGGCGTGGCGACGCCGGCGCGATGCGCGCGATGACCGGCGTTTCATCGGCGGCGCGGCTCGCCCATGGCGTGCTGGCGAAGCTGCATGACGCGAAGCCCGGAGACATCGCGCCGGAAACATTTGCGCCGCCGCCGGGACGAATCGCCATCGATCTCTGTCGCGCTGGAGATGGCGCCGACTGCGCGCAGACAGTGCGCGAATGGGTGAAGCCGGAGGACGCCCGTTGGAGCCAGACGCAACATCCGCGTCCTCATCCTGAGGAGCCGCGAAGCGGCGTCTCGAAGGATGTTCCGGAAACGGCGCTCTGCGCGCCGCCGGCCTTCGAGGCACGCATTTCCGGCGCTCCGCAGGGGGAGAAAGCGGATCGCGCGTGCGACTCGCAAGCAATGAGCGTCGCGCCGCTCGTCATCGCGACGCCGGAACACAACACGCATATCTGGCGAAACCCGGAGCAGCCCGAGCGCTTCAACCGACTCGCGTTGAAACTCGCGCCCTCAGGCGCGGATGCGCAGATCGTCTGGACGATCGACGGCGAACCTTTCGCGACGGCGCAGGCGGACGAAACTGTGTTCTGGCCGATGACGCCCGGCCGACATCGCATTCAGGCGCGGCTGGCGCTCGCGCCTGTCGCGTCGCGCGCGGTGAGGGTTGTGATTGAGTGA
- the murA gene encoding UDP-N-acetylglucosamine 1-carboxyvinyltransferase — MDKIKIVGGTRLNGVIPISGAKNAALPLMIASLLTRETVTLANMPLLADVMLLERILGNHGVDYAIAGKRTGESVDAGRTVHLTAREIVDTTAPYDLVSRMRASFWVLAPLVARCGEARVSLPGGCAIGTRPVDLLLMALEKLGAKIDIENGYVVATAKNGLVGAEIEFPKVTVGGTHTALMAASLARGTTVLRNAAREPEVVDLADCLVKMGARIKGAGQSTIEIEGVGSLYGARHAVMPDRIEAGTYAMAVAMTGGDVLLAGARADLLQAGLDALVQAGASVTETNEGLRVTRNGAGISPVDVTTAPFPAFPTDLQAQFMALMTRAKGVSRITETIFENRFMHVQELARLGAQIKLEGDTAIVTGADHLDGAPVMATDLRASVSLVIAALAARGETTINRVYHLDRGFERLEKKLSGCGAEIERITAAG, encoded by the coding sequence ATGGATAAGATCAAGATCGTCGGCGGGACCAGGCTCAATGGCGTGATCCCGATTTCCGGCGCCAAGAACGCCGCCTTGCCGTTGATGATCGCATCGCTCCTGACGCGCGAAACCGTGACGCTCGCCAATATGCCGCTCCTCGCGGACGTGATGCTTCTCGAGCGCATCCTCGGCAATCATGGCGTGGATTACGCCATTGCCGGCAAGCGCACCGGCGAGTCCGTCGACGCCGGCCGCACCGTTCATCTCACCGCGCGTGAAATCGTCGACACCACCGCGCCCTATGATCTCGTCTCGCGCATGCGCGCCAGCTTCTGGGTGCTCGCGCCGCTCGTCGCGCGTTGCGGCGAGGCGCGCGTGTCGCTGCCGGGCGGCTGCGCGATTGGCACGCGCCCCGTCGATCTGCTGCTTATGGCGCTGGAAAAGCTCGGCGCGAAGATAGACATCGAGAATGGCTATGTCGTCGCGACGGCGAAGAACGGCCTTGTCGGCGCCGAGATCGAATTCCCCAAGGTCACGGTGGGCGGCACGCATACGGCGCTGATGGCGGCGTCGCTCGCGCGCGGAACCACCGTGCTGCGCAACGCCGCGCGCGAGCCGGAAGTCGTCGATCTTGCCGACTGCCTCGTGAAAATGGGCGCGCGCATCAAGGGCGCGGGGCAATCGACGATCGAGATCGAGGGCGTCGGTTCGCTATACGGCGCGCGGCATGCCGTCATGCCCGATCGCATCGAGGCCGGCACCTACGCCATGGCGGTGGCGATGACGGGCGGCGACGTTCTGCTCGCCGGCGCGCGCGCCGATCTTCTGCAGGCGGGGCTCGACGCCCTCGTGCAGGCCGGCGCCAGCGTCACCGAGACGAATGAAGGACTGCGGGTGACGCGTAACGGCGCGGGCATTTCGCCGGTCGACGTCACGACGGCGCCGTTCCCCGCCTTCCCGACCGATCTGCAGGCGCAGTTCATGGCGCTGATGACGCGCGCCAAGGGCGTTTCGCGCATCACCGAGACGATTTTCGAGAACCGCTTCATGCATGTGCAGGAGCTCGCGCGCCTCGGCGCTCAAATCAAGCTTGAAGGGGATACGGCGATCGTGACGGGAGCCGATCACCTCGATGGCGCGCCGGTCATGGCGACAGATCTGCGCGCCTCCGTCTCGCTCGTCATCGCGGCGCTCGCCGCGCGCGGCGAGACGACGATCAACCGCGTCTATCATCTCGATCGCGGCTTCGAGCGGCTGGAGAAGAAGCTTTCGGGCTGCGGCGCGGAAATCGAGCGCATTACCGCCGCGGGGTGA